The Candidatus Margulisiibacteriota bacterium genome segment TCTATGCGAGAGGATTCATGAACTTAATCCCTATAGTACCATCGGAATATTGAAATCTTTTGTTACTTTGGGGACCAAACACACAAAATTGTTTTATAGATCGGCTGATATCGCCTGCAAGCAGATTTACTTATATGAGGCACGTCAATTGACTTTGCTGGCCTGGGCATTTGCCAGGGCCGATATCTATAATGAACAGCTCTTTGATTTGATCAGAGAACAAAGTAGACTGAAAATAAAAGAATTTAATTCGCAGGGACTTTCTTTGATCGCCTGGTCCATGGCCAAATTCAGGATTAAAGACGAGAATTTATTAACCTTAATAGGTCGGGAGTCAGATTTGAAGATGGCAGACTTTAATCCTCAAGAACTGGCTAATTTGAGCTTGGCTTATGGTACATTGGGTGTAGTTAATAAAGAATTGATACAAAAAATAAACAGGTACGCCCTGAAGACAATTAAAGAATTTAATTCCCAGTCTTTGTCTATATTAGCCCAGGCCAATCTGTTAAACGATGAATTTGACCCCCGGCTTACTGAAAAAATAATCGGACGTATAAATGAACTGGGACATTTCAAAAGCAAAGAATTATTGAGAGTATATTATTTTTTGCATTATCTGGAATTAAACGGATTTGACTGGCGTGGCAGTCTGCGTACGGAAATAGTAAAAGAAATCGATGAACTGATGATAGCGCAGGAGTTGGATGCTCCGCAATCATCCGCAATACATAAGGTTATTTCGCAGAGCCTCACTAATCTTGGCATTGTGCATAATGATGAATATTTTATGCACGGTTTCTATATTGATTGCGCGGATATAAATTCTAAAATTGCCATCGAGATAGACGGCGTCTACCATCATATGCAGAACGGTGATATAGTAGGTAGGGATTTGTTCAGGGACAGGATGTTGAACCTTATGGGCTGGAAAGTAGCGCGAATTAATGTTACCGACTGGCTGGAGGCTGAAGATAAGGAATTTTTTTTATTGAACTTGATGGCTCCTTTTTATGAAATAGATAAACCCTAGAAATCCCGCTTGCCATTCCATAAATTACGGATTAAAATAATGTTCTGGCGTGAATTACGGTAAAACCAACAAAAAGAAAAACTTACTCGGTCTTAAAGATTTATCCCGTCAGGACATAGAAAATATTCTTCAACAGGCAACTCTTTTCAAAGAAATTTTTAATCGGCCAGTTAAAAAGCTCCCTACCTTACAAAACAAGGTTCTTGTTCCGCTGTTTTATGAGGCCAGCACCAGGACAAAGGCCAGCTTTGACATGGCTATGAAAATGTTGGGGGCAGGTTCGCTGGGTTTTGCAGTACAGACCAGCAGCATCTCCAAAGGCGAAACACTTATCGATACAGTTAAGAACCTCGAATCCATGGGTATTGACGGAATTATAGTCCGGCATAATATGGCCGGAGCCGCTCAACTGATCGCCAATAATGTTAACATTTCGGTTATAAATGCCGGTGACGGTTTTAACGAACATCCCACACAGGCCTTGCTGGACATGTTTACCATGATCGAAGAAAAAGGTTATATTGAGGGGAAAAAAGTAGCGATTATAGGCGATATTTATCACAGCCGTGTAGCCAGGTCCAATATCTGGGGCCTTACCAAATTGGGTGCTAAAGTAGTAGTTTGCGGTCCGCCTTCGCTAATTCCCGAAGGTATTGAAACCATGGGAGTTACGGTTACACATAAAGTGGAAGAAGCCATTGATGGCGCTGATTTCATCAATGTACTCAGGGTACAGTTCGAACGGCAGAAAGGTAATTTCTTCCCCAGCGTACGTGAATACTACAGGGAATATGGAATAACCCCCCAGCGTTTGAAAAAAGCCAAAGATGACGTTATACTGATGCATCCCGGGCCTATGAACAGAGGTATTGAGATCAGTACAGAAGTGGCAGACGGTCCCTATAATGTAATATTGGAACAGGTTAAAAACGGGGTTTCCGTTCGTATGGCGGTTTTATATTTGCTGCTCATGGGAGGATTATAAAAATGTCAGATATACTGTTTAAGAACGCTGTTATAGTCAATCCTGACGGCCAAAGCAAAAAAGATGTACTTGTTTCCGCAGGTAAAGTGCTGGAAATTGCCGACGAAATTGCTGTCAAAAAGAACTACGAAGTTATAAATCTTGAAGGTGCTTATCTTTGCCCCGGTTTTATAGATATGCATGTGCATTTGCGCGAACCCGGTCATGAAGAAAAAGAATCTCTGGCAACCGGTCTGTCCGCGGCAGTACATGGTGGCATTACGGCTGTCTGCACTATGCCCAATACCAATCCGGTTATAGATAATGAACATTTTATAAAATTTTTGATTGATAAAGCCTGGGAGATTAATAAGGCCAAGCTTTACCCGATCGGCAGCATAACCAAAAAGCTGGAAGGTCAGGAACTGAGCGAGATGGCTTCTATGGTCAAAGCCGGAGCGGTGGCTTTTTCCGATGACGGTCAGCCTGTTGAAAATATGCTGGTTCTGAGAAGGGCCCTGCAATATATTAAACCTTATAATAAAGTATTGGTTCTACATTGCGAGAACAAACTGCTCAGTTATGAAGGTGCCATGAATGAAGGAAAGTACTCCACAATTTTAGGTTTGCCAGGTATTCACCGGTCATCCGAAGAAGCAGCAATTGCTCAGAGTATGGAAGTGGCAAAATATTTCGGTCGGATTCATATCGCTCATGTGAGTACCCAAGGGTCTGTAGAATTAATCCGTCAGGCCAAACAGCGTGGTATTCAGGTAACAGCTGAGACAGCGCCGCATTATTTTACACTCACCGAAGAAGCGGTAAAAGACTATAATACCAATTGCAAAATGAACCCGCCCCTGCGTACGGAAGCTGATCGTATTGCTATTATTGAGGGTATTAAGGATGGTACAATCGATGTAATTGCTACTGATCATGCTCCGCATACACTGGATGACAAAAATAAAGAGTTTAATATTGCCGCTTTCGGGATCATCGGGCTGGAAACAGCTGTCATGCTAGCCATGCAGGTTCTGGTAGGGGAAGGAAAAATTCCTTTGGAAACAGTTGTCAGATGCTTTTCCACTAACCCGGCAAATATAATCGGTATCAACAGCGGGTATATAAAACAAGGAAGTGTAGCCGATTTAACAATTATTTCTCCCAATAAAAAATGGGAAATAAAAGAAAGTATGTTTTACTCCAAAAGTAAAAACTCTCCTTTTATTAAAATGAAAGGAACAGGAAAGGCTGTAATGACCGTAGTTAACGGGAACATAGTTTGGAGAGAATAATGAAACAGGAAAAGACTATACTGGTGCTGGAAGACGGCAGATACTTTGAGGGTAGCAGTTTTGGCGCAACCGGAGAAGTAATCGGAGAAGTCGTATTTAATACCTGTATGTCAGGATATCAGGAAGTGCTTACTGACCCATCCTATAAATATCAGATAGTTTGCATGACCTATCCGCTTATTGGAAATTACGGTGTTAATAAGGAAGATGTGGAATCAAACGGAGTGCAGGTTAGCGGTTTTGTTGTCAAAGAATACAGCAAATCATTTTCTAACTATCGTGCTGACGGAAATTTGGACGATTATTTAAAATCGCAAAAAGTAATGGGCATTCAGGGTATAGATACACGGGCGCTAACCAGCCATATCCGTGATAAAGGCGCCATGTTGGGAATAATATCCACTCTGGAAACTGACCCTAAAGTATTACAAAAAAAGTTGCAACATGCTCCCAAGATGACCGGTATGGATCTGGTCAAAGATGTAACCGTGAGCAAGGAATATAGTTTTTCCGATAGGTCTGACTGTAATTTGTTGGCTTATCCTGATGTTAAAACTAAAGGCAAATTTAAAGTAGCGGTTTATGATTATGGTTGCAAACGAAATATATTAAGAAAGCTTAATGACAGAGGCTGTGAGCTAAGAATTTTCCCAGCGCAGAAAAAAGTTCAGGATATTATTAAAGAATACAAACCGGACGGTTTTTTCCTGTCGAACGGCCCAGGCGACCCGGCGGCAGTTTCTTATGCCATTGAAAATGTTAAAGAGTTGATCAAAGAGAGTATCCCTACCTTTGGAATATGTTTGGGGCATCAGATCATAGGTCTGGCGCTGGGCGCGAAAACATTCAAGTTGAAATTCGGTCACCGCGGCGGCAATCAACCTGTAAAAAATATGGCAACCGGCAGAGTCGAAATAGCTTCACAAAACCATGGTTTCGCGATTGATCCCGATACAGTAGATAAAGACACTGTTATTTCGCATATCAATCTGAATGATCAGACAGTGGAAGGGTTATATCATAAAAAATATCCTTTGTTTTCTGTGCAGTACCATCCTGAAGCGTCTCCCGGGCCTCATGACAGTGACTATCTTTTTGACGAGTTTATCGAACTTATGAAAACCAGATGACCGAAAAAGTTTTTACGGTTTCGGAAATTACCCGTTATTTAAAAAATTCAATTGAAAAAGACGCTCAGCTGCAAAGCCTCTGGATACTCGGTGAAGTATCCAATGTCAGATCATATCAGTTTGGTAATCAGCTATATTTCACTTTAAAAGATGAATCGGCACAGATCAGTTGCGTTATTTTTTCATCATATCACCCTTCCTTCGAACTTAAAGATAATATGCAGGTCATAGCCCGGGGAAAAGTATCTGTTTATGAAAAGCGGGGAGTATATACTTTTCAGGTTTATTACCTCGAACCTTCAGGCATTGGTGCGCTGGCTATAGCCTTTGAACAGTTAAAACAAAAACTGGGGAAAGAGGGTTTATTTAACGAGGAATACAAAAAAGCCATTCCACTGTATCCCAGACGTGTTGCTATTGTTACATCACCTACCGGAGCGGCTTTGCATGATGTAGTAGCCACTATACGGTCGCGCAATCAGTCTGTACAGATTTTTATTATTCCCGCTGTAGTGCAGGGTGATGGAGCCGCTGCCAGTATTGTTCGCGGTATTGAAATCGCTAATAGTTATGGCGACCTGGATGTGCTCATTCTGGCCAGGGGTGGAGGCAGCATAGAGGAGCTCTGGGCATTTAATGAAGAAGTTGTCGCGCGGGCTATTTTTAATTCAAAACTTCCGGTTATATCGGCTATCGGGCATGAGGTAGATTTTACAATAGCCGATTTTGTTGCTGATGTCAGGGCCGCTACACCCACTGCCGCGGCTGTAATGGTTTCTTTATCCAAGGATGAATATATACAATACTTTACAGGTTATAAAGAAAAAATAAAGCATATTTTGATAAATAAATTGCAGGAAAAGCAAATGTTCCTTGCTGACTTGAATTATGATCTTTCTTCCGCAATATCACTTATTATTCAAAGAAGAAAAGAAACATTGCTGATATTAAGCACAAGATTAAAAGGCCTGGATCCGATGATTTCCATTAATAAAGGTTATGTCTTAGTTCGTAAAGGCAACAAGATAATCAAATCGGTAAAGGATATTAATCCTGACGATTCCGTCATTCTTAGCTTTCATGACGGTGATATTAGCGCCATTATTCGTTAATTCCAGACTGTTTACACCAATTTTCACCAACTATTGGCACTTTGTTTTTGATTTTTTTTTTGGTGTAATCATTACAACTTATAATTTTTTTGCCCGGGAAAATTGGATGGTCGTAAAGTTTTCAGGGCAGCAACACATTAAAAAAAAAGAATGTAATAAGGTGTTAAATATCTGAATACATACAAAAAATCGCACGATATTTTTAAGTAGGCATTTTGTGAATGGTAAAAAAAATAAACCATGATAAAATAAACAGATGCCTTTCCGACAGACAATATTAAGGAGGAAAGTTAAAATGAAGAAGTTATGGATCATCGCTAGCGTTCTCTTGTTTTCGATACTTTATGCGTCAACAGTTTCCAATGTACAGATTACAAATGTCACGGACACCAAGTTTTGTGTGTCCTGGACCAGCAGTACCTCTGAGCCGGGGACTATTAACTATGGTACCACAGTAGCTCTGGGTACAAGAGTTGGTGATCTCAGGGGGCAAGGCAACTATACCTTGCATTACGTGGAAGTCCCTGTTTCCAACCCAAACACTACTTATAATTTCGCGATAATTTCCGGAGCCACTTCTTCTGGAAATTATACTGTAAAAACAGGGCCCACTCTTTTTTACAGTGATTGGACTTTAAAAGCTGGCGGTGTTTTTGATAGAAATTGGACTGTAACTTCTGATGTACTTTATACTATGTATCTTGAAGACGTTAATAAAAACAGATCGCAACTGCGCAGCGGACTTGCCAACACAGTTAAAAGCAATGGAATACAGGTAGATGGCTGGCAGGCAGAAATCGGTCAGTTTCGCGTACAGGATTTAAGCGCTATTTTTACTTATACTAACGCCGATTTTCTTGTTATCAACAGTGTTAAACAGGACGGGACTTCAGATCAGTTAAGATTTCCTTTAAGCAGAGCAACAGCAAATTATGCTATTACTCCCAATATTTTCCCGGTTATTGAAGATTTTTCAACTGGAGTAAACAAATGGACAGCATCCGGTGCATTGAATTTAATTCCTACTACCAACGCTTTCTGGGGCGCAAATGGTATGCAGGTTAAGATCAATAACGCCAGCAACTATTTCGGAGGCTATGCTTCCAGATATATTTATGACGGTCAGTTTATGGACTGGGGTCAATACAAGTATGTACGTGTTGCCTTAAAAAATATCGGCAATATTGGCGGTCTTGTAAAAATTGATGTTTATGACAATGACAAAGAAACATATTCGGCTGATACAGCTGAAATTTATGAAGTAACCATGAACTTAACTAAAAAGGATGTATGGAAAGAAGTATATATCCCGATCAATAATATTATTTTGAAGAAAGTCAGTGGCAATGTGGATGGTATATTTAATCCAAACCAGATTGTAACCAACAACATTTATCCCGGAGTTCTTATGTTAGGAATGTCTTTTATTGCTAGCTCCGTTGCCGGTAGTATGAACATACTGGTTGACGAGATTCATCTTGTAAACAATTTGTCCTATGGGACAGATGTGAATAACGACGGTGTTGTGGATGCTGTAGAAACTTCTTACGGATTCAGCACAGCTACAACCAATTATATTTTGACGGATACAGACCTTGATGGAATTAGTAACTATGCAGAAATGACCTATGGTACCAGTCCTCTGGTCGCCAATCTGTTTCCAGTAATAGATAATTTTGAAGGTCACGGATATACATGGGTTACAGCAGATTCCTTAAGAACTGCATATGTAAACACAACCGATACATCAGTACCGGCTAACGGAGCCAAATCTATCCAGTTTATGGGTAACGCGGTAAATTACTATGCCGGTTTTGCCAGCGCTTGGGTAAAAGACGGGTCAATAGACTTCAATAAAAGCTATAACAGCTTAAAGTTTGTTGCGCAGAACCTGGGTCAGATCGGCGACAGAATTAAAATTCAGCTGCAGGTTTCCTGCAATACCGGAATTGATAAATGGGAATTTGAACAGGTTTTTAACAACAAAAATCAGTGGTCTTACTTTACAGTACTTTTGAACAAATTCACCCGTACTGCCGACAGCACAGGTGATGGCCTGATGAATATGGCTTCCAATGGTGATAACGGCCGTTTAAATTTAGTAGGAGTTTCCTTGATAAGCCGTACATCTACCGGGTCCATAAGCTTGTACTTTGACAATCTGCAGGCTTCTACAGAAAATATTTCTAACGATACTGACGGTGATGGTTTACCAAACGTCTGGGAAATTGCCCAGGGGTTGGACCCCAATAGCGCGTCAGGTAATAATGGCGCTAACGGCATGCCCGCGGGCGATGGTATTACCAATATTGACAAGTATTTTGCCGGCCTTTCAGCCAATGTAAGATATCCATTCCCAACCATTGAAGACTTTATGCCCACAGTTAACGGCTGGAGCACAACCAATACGTTAAGAGCTGTATATACTACCGGTAACGTAAATCTTTTAGGCAATGCTGTAAATTACTATGTTGGCAACTACAACAAATATGTAGGCAGCTATCTGTTCGATTGGACACCATATGCGTATATTCAGGTTGATTTGCGTAACGATGGCAAACCAGGCGACAAACTGTCCTTGTCAATTATTGATCAGGATACTCCTACCTTCGCAATTATAGCCGGTGGAGCAGACAAGTATTCTATGGACCTGAATTTCCCCGACACAGGTAACTGGCATACATACTATATTCCTGTATCTGCTATGAAGCTCAGCACCAGCCAGGTCGGTAACGGTGTTCAGGATTTCCAGCCTATAGCGCCCAACTATCCGGGTGTAGCTATGATCCTGTTTGATGTAATCAGTCAAATAGCGACAGGTAACGTTGATATCAGAATGGCTTCCATATTACTGACAAAGAATATTGCAGCCAATGCCTTTAAATATGGCGACTATTATGTAACAGGAGTTCAGCCGCAGCAGTCTACAATCAATCTGCAGATCGGTTGGAATATAATCCATACAGGTTTA includes the following:
- a CDS encoding aspartate carbamoyltransferase catalytic subunit — its product is MNYGKTNKKKNLLGLKDLSRQDIENILQQATLFKEIFNRPVKKLPTLQNKVLVPLFYEASTRTKASFDMAMKMLGAGSLGFAVQTSSISKGETLIDTVKNLESMGIDGIIVRHNMAGAAQLIANNVNISVINAGDGFNEHPTQALLDMFTMIEEKGYIEGKKVAIIGDIYHSRVARSNIWGLTKLGAKVVVCGPPSLIPEGIETMGVTVTHKVEEAIDGADFINVLRVQFERQKGNFFPSVREYYREYGITPQRLKKAKDDVILMHPGPMNRGIEISTEVADGPYNVILEQVKNGVSVRMAVLYLLLMGGL
- the carA gene encoding glutamine-hydrolyzing carbamoyl-phosphate synthase small subunit — translated: MKQEKTILVLEDGRYFEGSSFGATGEVIGEVVFNTCMSGYQEVLTDPSYKYQIVCMTYPLIGNYGVNKEDVESNGVQVSGFVVKEYSKSFSNYRADGNLDDYLKSQKVMGIQGIDTRALTSHIRDKGAMLGIISTLETDPKVLQKKLQHAPKMTGMDLVKDVTVSKEYSFSDRSDCNLLAYPDVKTKGKFKVAVYDYGCKRNILRKLNDRGCELRIFPAQKKVQDIIKEYKPDGFFLSNGPGDPAAVSYAIENVKELIKESIPTFGICLGHQIIGLALGAKTFKLKFGHRGGNQPVKNMATGRVEIASQNHGFAIDPDTVDKDTVISHINLNDQTVEGLYHKKYPLFSVQYHPEASPGPHDSDYLFDEFIELMKTR
- a CDS encoding thrombospondin type 3 repeat-containing protein; this encodes MKKLWIIASVLLFSILYASTVSNVQITNVTDTKFCVSWTSSTSEPGTINYGTTVALGTRVGDLRGQGNYTLHYVEVPVSNPNTTYNFAIISGATSSGNYTVKTGPTLFYSDWTLKAGGVFDRNWTVTSDVLYTMYLEDVNKNRSQLRSGLANTVKSNGIQVDGWQAEIGQFRVQDLSAIFTYTNADFLVINSVKQDGTSDQLRFPLSRATANYAITPNIFPVIEDFSTGVNKWTASGALNLIPTTNAFWGANGMQVKINNASNYFGGYASRYIYDGQFMDWGQYKYVRVALKNIGNIGGLVKIDVYDNDKETYSADTAEIYEVTMNLTKKDVWKEVYIPINNIILKKVSGNVDGIFNPNQIVTNNIYPGVLMLGMSFIASSVAGSMNILVDEIHLVNNLSYGTDVNNDGVVDAVETSYGFSTATTNYILTDTDLDGISNYAEMTYGTSPLVANLFPVIDNFEGHGYTWVTADSLRTAYVNTTDTSVPANGAKSIQFMGNAVNYYAGFASAWVKDGSIDFNKSYNSLKFVAQNLGQIGDRIKIQLQVSCNTGIDKWEFEQVFNNKNQWSYFTVLLNKFTRTADSTGDGLMNMASNGDNGRLNLVGVSLISRTSTGSISLYFDNLQASTENISNDTDGDGLPNVWEIAQGLDPNSASGNNGANGMPAGDGITNIDKYFAGLSANVRYPFPTIEDFMPTVNGWSTTNTLRAVYTTGNVNLLGNAVNYYVGNYNKYVGSYLFDWTPYAYIQVDLRNDGKPGDKLSLSIIDQDTPTFAIIAGGADKYSMDLNFPDTGNWHTYYIPVSAMKLSTSQVGNGVQDFQPIAPNYPGVAMILFDVISQIATGNVDIRMASILLTKNIAANAFKYGDYYVTGVQPQQSTINLQIGWNIIHTGLTGNYTVSQIVSSINAQGGNVAEVWKMTNGLWQVYPGTNFNVNYGEALWVNSSVVSFYVPQGPMATDKIYNLASGWNGIGKAHGQPYTVKELGQEINSSGIILERVMTLQNGTMIFYDFTTNTGTNFNIEKLTGYMLKLTNSLNWHPAK
- the xseA gene encoding exodeoxyribonuclease VII large subunit, translating into MTEKVFTVSEITRYLKNSIEKDAQLQSLWILGEVSNVRSYQFGNQLYFTLKDESAQISCVIFSSYHPSFELKDNMQVIARGKVSVYEKRGVYTFQVYYLEPSGIGALAIAFEQLKQKLGKEGLFNEEYKKAIPLYPRRVAIVTSPTGAALHDVVATIRSRNQSVQIFIIPAVVQGDGAAASIVRGIEIANSYGDLDVLILARGGGSIEELWAFNEEVVARAIFNSKLPVISAIGHEVDFTIADFVADVRAATPTAAAVMVSLSKDEYIQYFTGYKEKIKHILINKLQEKQMFLADLNYDLSSAISLIIQRRKETLLILSTRLKGLDPMISINKGYVLVRKGNKIIKSVKDINPDDSVILSFHDGDISAIIR
- a CDS encoding dihydroorotase translates to MSDILFKNAVIVNPDGQSKKDVLVSAGKVLEIADEIAVKKNYEVINLEGAYLCPGFIDMHVHLREPGHEEKESLATGLSAAVHGGITAVCTMPNTNPVIDNEHFIKFLIDKAWEINKAKLYPIGSITKKLEGQELSEMASMVKAGAVAFSDDGQPVENMLVLRRALQYIKPYNKVLVLHCENKLLSYEGAMNEGKYSTILGLPGIHRSSEEAAIAQSMEVAKYFGRIHIAHVSTQGSVELIRQAKQRGIQVTAETAPHYFTLTEEAVKDYNTNCKMNPPLRTEADRIAIIEGIKDGTIDVIATDHAPHTLDDKNKEFNIAAFGIIGLETAVMLAMQVLVGEGKIPLETVVRCFSTNPANIIGINSGYIKQGSVADLTIISPNKKWEIKESMFYSKSKNSPFIKMKGTGKAVMTVVNGNIVWRE
- a CDS encoding RAP domain-containing protein, which produces MLSKKIVSIVRQSNNGKDSLKFQKKINFLLKDTRDIQKLLDIANKYYTQFGPYNVVAFLYQLALLAGQQNGNRNENPAVKNKDLIDYMLKEIHNNKWWLTSYSISLLSWSCARLEIQDIKFLQMLRNLIRKDIKIYNARDLSMITWSFGKLGFRDEPFFQTVGNEIIRQIKSFDDHGLSNIAWAYANLDIHNDLLFRAISKESKNTINTFRAQSLAAMAWAFAKLEIQDNKLFNQIGRQAVKIINEFSTHGLSNIAWAFAKSQCNDPDLFQKISDYAKKNIQGFITHSISALLTGFALAGIVDKELFRIAGDDLCERIHELNPYSTIGILKSFVTLGTKHTKLFYRSADIACKQIYLYEARQLTLLAWAFARADIYNEQLFDLIREQSRLKIKEFNSQGLSLIAWSMAKFRIKDENLLTLIGRESDLKMADFNPQELANLSLAYGTLGVVNKELIQKINRYALKTIKEFNSQSLSILAQANLLNDEFDPRLTEKIIGRINELGHFKSKELLRVYYFLHYLELNGFDWRGSLRTEIVKEIDELMIAQELDAPQSSAIHKVISQSLTNLGIVHNDEYFMHGFYIDCADINSKIAIEIDGVYHHMQNGDIVGRDLFRDRMLNLMGWKVARINVTDWLEAEDKEFFLLNLMAPFYEIDKP